The Elaeis guineensis isolate ETL-2024a chromosome 13, EG11, whole genome shotgun sequence genome includes a region encoding these proteins:
- the LOC140853181 gene encoding uncharacterized protein — translation MDGVQAQARRLGLGRPARTGLGRARAWARARAELRALLGRRAQLSAPPVADSLSTASHLVPTSKAQIVSQISKIVITVDLSCRCCYKKIQKVLCKLQERGEPIQTISYDEKKNTVTVIGPFDPHKLSKKLWCKACKVIINIEIVPDKPPPPPPPPPQPPKVEPCKCNVINDVQIVVCDHHKDPKCTVQTSCKEKPKPEKPKENESKKDTKDKKEETPKKKECCKVINDIEIIVVDPKCCDKKPEKPPPKPEPEKPKPPEKPKPCPKPVPCCPPAPPVCCMMPCHVGHQGGSRCCSCGRVYGCVPDYCPPVLHYGGPSHGGFQFFCEEDPPTSCTIM, via the exons ATGGatggggtacaggcccaggcaagacgcctgggcctgggccggcccgcacgcACCGGCCTTGGCCGCGCCCGCGCGTGGGCCCGTGCACGGGCTGAGCTGCGCGCCCTCCTGGGCCGCCGAGCCCAGTTGAGCGCTCCGCCGGTCGCCGACAGTCTTTCTACCGCCTCGcatcttgtgccgacttcaaaagctc AAATTGTATCACAGATCTCTAAGATTGTCATAACGGTTGACCTAAGCTGCCGTTGTTGCTACAAAAAGATTCAAAAGGTTCTGTGCAAGCTACAAG AACGAGGAGAGCCCATACAAACTATCTCCTATGACGAGAAGAAGAATACTGTCACAGTCATCGGTCCATTCGATCCCCATAAGCTCTCCAAGAAGCTCTGGTGCAAGGCCTGCAAGGTGATCATAAATATCGAAATTGTACCTGACAAACCACCACCACCGCCGCCACCACCACCACAACCTCCCAAAGTAGAACCCTGTAAATGTAACGTGATCAACGACGTCCAAATTGTAGTATGTGACCATCACAAAGATCCTAAATGCACTGTTCAGACCTCGTGTAAGGAGAAACCTAAGCCCGAGAAGCCCAAGGAGAATGAATCCAAAAAGGACACTAAGGATAAAAAAGAAGAAACtcccaaaaaaaaagaatgctGCAAGGTGATCAACGACATAGAAATCATAGTAGTGGACCCTAAATGCTGTGATAAGAAGCCCGAAAAGCCGCCGCCAAAACCTGAACCTGAGAAACCCAAGCCACCTGAGAAACCCAAGCCATGCCCGAAACCCGTACCGTGTTGCCCACCGGCCCCGCCGGTTTGTTGCATGATGCCTTGCCATGTGGGGCACCAAGGAGGGTCCCGGTGTTGCTCTTGTGGAAGGGTCTACGGATGTGTACCTGATTATTGTCCACCGGTACTGCACTATGGCGGACCCTCTCATGGAGGATTCCAGTTCTTTTGCGAGGAGGATCCGCCAACGTCATGTACCATTATGTGA